ttgcgccatcctattgcgtggtgttgagtgcagaggcaacttaacagacaaccgtttatcctgCCCACACtactatccagcgtcactagacccctgtacaactttttgctgtacgggtccggcttgctaggctagcagGACGCTGCAAGATCAAATGTAAACAATGGATTTGTGCACATCCTTAAAATTTTATGCTATGATGCTTGCGAGCTGCAATTTGCAGGTGACCACTAGGGGCAGCAAAGGGCCAAATTCAACCTGCTACAAGCTTGTAGAAAAATTCTGCAATTTCCCGCTTCTTGATGATGCCTCTTTGCCACTGCAGTGATAAATTTGCTTGTGGTAATAGCTGGCGAGATATTCGAGATACGAGATGGAATACGGAAGCCCGAGCTATCTGGTGCTTCCCCTAGTGGAATCCCCCGGTAACCGGCGTAGCATGCAGGTCAACAGTTACGGGCACGACGGCGCCCACGAAGTTACTCACGTGTGATTAAAAAGCAACTACATTCCTGGCCTTACACATTCTTTGTCCCGACCCTGACTGGTCAGAGCTGCAATATTATGTGAACTGTCATATTATTAAGACTGATCTATGTATACATGTACATAACACAAATAATATTTACCTATAAATTGATAAAAGTATTTATTACTACTTAAAATTGGCCTGAAATATGGAGCATCTGTCAGCGTCTACAGTAAAGTACAACAACATCAATATTCAACTCACTTGTAGGGATTCTGTTTCAGGGAGATGGGCCCATTCACAGGttgcattttccttttttggaATATCAGAGTTGTTCGTTCTGCCGTTGTTATTCCCAGGAATGCAATCTGCTccaacacaaagagaaaaatgttaaaaattcaCGCAGTGAAAAGGCCGATGATGCACATCTGATACAGGAGATAACAAAACCCAACGGGTTTGGCTTCTCTAAGAACTTCCAACCCGAAACTGCGGTAAATTCTGACTTTCCTAAAACTACTCATGGAGAAAAATTTACAAAAAGCCATTAAGTGTCATTCCTGGAAAGTGGCCGAGTGGTTAGAGCGGGtcatccaataaccggaaggttggtggttcgattgGTGAAccgacagctggaggggtggcagtccacctcccTGCCATGGCTGAGGTGCCCCTTGAGCAAGGCATCGTACCCTAATGCTCCCCAGGGGCTAtaattggctgcccaccgctccagtttATATGGtatctgtctcagtgtgtgaccctgtgcatgtgtgtgttcaacaggtgccaacctggatacgaaggagttattttgtgtaattcctgtatctacatgacaataaatctgatcttcatcttaaaaaaaaatccatgaaaaggattagggctgggcgagttaactcgttattatcgcggtaactcgctaattatttaacgccgataaatattttatcgcgcattaacgcagttgttttttttttaatttttaatttttattttgtaaaagtctgctgctgtctgctgcggaaccggaaaagaaagtaatcggtggatccaccaaacatggagaagggtacggaacttttactcggccattttcattttaaagttcttccagacggcggagtccacagaaccaaagtcatctgtaaacactgccaagttgaattgtcttctcagcgtagtagttccagtctaaaatatcacttaaaggcaaaacacacaactgatagcagcaagtcattcaaggaaacagacagtggagcgaggcttctacataaaaactacagaaagatgctgatgttaaaagtgtgtttgcacaacaaatgttatggcactttcattcatatggcagcacatttaaaataaaactaaatgctaaaagctatacactacttttggattcatttttggattctgcgtacaaatgcgattaatcgtgattcataagggaaatcatgtgattaattagattaaaaattttaatcgttgcccagccttaaAAAGGATATTTGTGATCCTCAGAAACCCCTCAGCACACAAACAGTAAGTCACCTGAtagagctgctgcagcagggTCAAACCGAACAGGCACGTAAAATAGAAAGACATCAGGAAGATGCTGAGCACCCAGGGAGAGCAGCTGACCAGGGCTGGGATGACACCCCACAGCCCCTGTTCCTCGTAATGCAGCACACAGTGAGCGGACCAGTCTGAAAacacacagcacagcacaggaATAAGCTGTCATGACAACAGAAAAAACGTCCCACACTGGTTACGCTGTCACTTACACTTAAGACAACCGTATAGCATCCAAGCCCCCATCAGCACAAAGGAGAGCACAAAGAGGACGAAGTAGTGATGGTTCCTCGCACCTGGAAGAGAAGAAACATGATGGACAACAGCTCGAGTTCAACTGACAGAAAAAGActcaaaaaatctaaataaatcaACTGAAACCATTTTGGCAACAGAAAGCACTTTTCAGGTAGCAGTTAGAGAAAGATTCACTTAATTCCACAAATATGGAAGTTAAAATATGTCATTCTCTCTAACTATTTAAACAAGTTGTGGTTATTAAAGTGGTGTTTCCTACATTTAGTGTTTGAACATTTCCTGCTAAATCATAGCATCTCTTAGGTTTGTGATGTTCTAGATCTTTTGGTAGGTCTTTTAAGAAGTATTTGGTCTCTGATCATCACAGAATATCATCAAAGTTCATCAAATGTTTGTATTTTGCCCTCAAAGTTAAACCATCATTCTAATGAAATGTTGTGCAGTCAAATGCAGATTTAACATTTTTTCCACAGACTAAAATATCACTTTCAAGCTCgtttgaagaaaagaaaaaccccATTAACTCACATAtgaaatatttcttttctcatgtgtctatgcatgaaatctgcacgctatcttttcatttatctggactgttgcttgtttttaaattcatttaaattatttaatttgtttctctttatatgcttttatgtatttttaatgcttcttccactccctgctgcaatgcttttattttatgtaaagcactttgaactgttttgtacatgaaatgtgctatacaaataaatttaactttgacatatcaaacatttaatttgtctgtaGTACCGATGCAGGTGTTGGTCAACATCGAGTGGTGGTCCTGCTTGGCCACGCACGCATCACAGCTGAAGCAGTGCACCGCTCTCACTGGTTTCCTTACCTGCGAGACAATAAGGCAGTAAGTAGTAGAGGCTAACATTGTTTTGGGTTAACGGCACAGTGGGACAGAAATCAACAGTTTAGTGTGGACATCCTCACCATACACGTAGTACAAAATACTCTGGGGTCCAGACAGCCAGCCTCAGCCAACACCAACACATTCTgacaacagacacaaagaaaagtTTACCAACAAAAAACGTTTTACAAGTTAAGATGACATAGAAGTGGATTTGAGATATCTGCAGCTCTCCCaccattttcttcttctcttctgtcGCTTTGATGAACCCGGGGTCTGTCCTGCACGTGCGAAAGTAGTAGTAGAGCAGAGCGGTGGCATTGAGCGTGAACAGCACCTGAACTGTGGAGCTCGGTCTATGTGCGGTTATAAGTTAGGGAACATTACGACTTTTTCTGTGCCTGAAGTCAAATTAAAAAGACACAACCTATCGTGCTGTTTGGAGCCCCTGAGACTGGAAAGTGTTGCATTCtggtctttcttcttcttctcctgtgaATGCAGACAGTGGTCTCTGACCCAGTTCAATAGactcaatggctgtgttcgaaaccgcatccttctactactcatactgacttttccCCCCGAAtcagattcgccgaaatgttgggtatgcatcatgaggttcctTCTCATACTCAAattacccaagatgcaacgtaacgtgacgtcgccgatcgtcatttcctgtcaaaacggcagtttcaagctagctacaacaagggtaggttcacttcctgttttcaaaacaaaagcaccaattgtatcgtaatggctttccctatgataaggcaacgggtattttattttgtgaaaataaccagaagtgttGCCCCcaacggctagctttagtagcgcaaGACAGCTATTGGTTTCTCATTAACCTTGGTTTAATGAGAAACCAATTGCTGTCTTGTTCATGTTTTTAGGAGTTATTCTCGATGTTAAAAAAAGGATATCTGGCAGGAACCAGAGGTACCAGGTGACGAGCATCCAGAGGACTGAAGCCATGAGAGCTGAGGCCGGTAGGAGAGACTGAAAGTCCAGACTTGGGAAACTCCTGtttcacaaaaacacaacttatTCATTAACACGAAGACGGTGCATTCACATTTAAATCAGACAGCGGCTGAGTGAACACGTGCTCTTACCTTGAGGCCAGGTTGATCACACCGATCACACAGGCCAACAGGATCCCTTTGAGTAACCAGGACTCAGAGTTCATGTCAACTATAGCACCAACACAGCCAAACAGTGCAGTGCATAATAAAAACTGCAGAAAGAActaaaacaaaagagaaaaagaacattAGAGGAGCTGAACTTTACACATTGCTGTTTGTACGTGTCTGGGACTCGAGACGATAGCCGGGTTTCCATTAACTAGTGACGCAAATCTGAGGTGATTTTCTGTTAACCGGTTTAAAGTAGATAAAGTAGGCTGTAAATAATCACCCAGAGGGTGGCGGAACGAGCTTCACTGCTTATGGTTTAATAAAATAGAAGAAGCTGTCCCAACATGAAAGTCGAGCTCTTACCTCGACGAGACACAAATGCCAACAAACCGTCCACAACAGGAACATGGAcaaagctcttctttagaaTTTACTTTGAACTCTTGGGATCTCTGGGACATTATATCATATGTGGGAAGATGTTGTTCAGTAGGGCTGTCACGATTATGTCGACTGCGGGGGCGCCGCGTCCGTCGTTCTGTCCTCGATAGCTGTAAACGTTAACATTAGCGATGACGATTTGATTCATTCGCCTTAGTTCATTAAACCTTTAATGAAATATATGCGCTATCATCTtaattgtctttatttttagtTGGCATATACCTTAAACACTTCAAGCTGAAAGCTAATGATGGTTATATAAGAGCAGCTTCATGCTGTATGTTTTACATTCAATTTACGTATGATCCGATTAGTCGACTATCAAAACTATCGTTTGTGACAGCCCTAATGTTCAGTTTACCGTTTGCTGGCTCAGAATGGAAACAGCTGGCGAGTTTTCCTTGCACATTTCTAGTAATCAATTCGATTTTTTACGGTTTGTATTCACCTTCTCTTATTCAAATCTTCTTAATGATTATTGAAAAACAGCAATGGAAACCTGGCTTGTCTGTCCCCTTCAGTGTCAGTATACCCTGTATCTGTTAACAACCCGCAGACAGCGCGAGTTGGAGCGAATCCTCTCCTGTTTCACATGGTTAAGCATGTGGATGAGCAGCGGGCTGTGCACTTGGTGGGCCAAGTCGATGGGCGTGTGACCCTG
This Odontesthes bonariensis isolate fOdoBon6 chromosome 1, fOdoBon6.hap1, whole genome shotgun sequence DNA region includes the following protein-coding sequences:
- the zdhhc13 gene encoding putative palmitoyltransferase ZDHHC13: MDWNEDGNGQMRDGCHHGHPGHSHSHGPRAAAFGGMYMPAYGQLGKSADQVMDISQQPKKRSLMDDSTSWDIVKATQFGILERCKELVEAGYDVRQPDKENVTLLHWAAINNRSELVKYYMSKGAIVDQLGGDLNSSPLHWAIRQGHLPMVIQLLRYGADPSITDGEGYRALHLAILFQHMAVAAYLMAKGQEVDEPDCNGQTPLMLAAQKIIGPEPTNFLIKNNASVSAVDKVNRNSPLHCAVLAGNVDAAHILLEAGASVDAENINGHTPIDLAHQVHSPLLIHMLNHVKQERIRSNSRCLRVVNRYRFFLQFLLCTALFGCVGAIVDMNSESWLLKGILLACVIGVINLASRSFPSLDFQSLLPASALMASVLWMLVTWYLWFLPDRPSSTVQVLFTLNATALLYYYFRTCRTDPGFIKATEEKKKMNVLVLAEAGCLDPRVFCTTCMVRKPVRAVHCFSCDACVAKQDHHSMLTNTCIGARNHHYFVLFVLSFVLMGAWMLYGCLKYWSAHCVLHYEEQGLWGVIPALVSCSPWVLSIFLMSFYFTCLFGLTLLQQLYQIAFLGITTAERTTLIFQKRKMQPVNGPISLKQNPYNMGVVQNLVSFFQFRCCGLFKPPVVDWTLQFAPQRDQYLFEQVNMV